GATTCCAGAGGTTTTCGTTAAATCACAATCGATTACTGCACATCCTGTTGAGATTGAAGCCAAGAAACCTGGCTGGTTCCTTTTGTCATTGAGCGTTGTGTCGCTCGTAACAGTGATTATATACCGATGAGGCTAAAAGCAGTTATTGAATATCTGGGTACAAACTACTACGGATGGCAAGTCCAGCCGGATAAGGTTACTATCCAGGGAACGATAGAGAAAGCGCTTTTGCAGATCACTTGTAATGATATAAGGATAACTGGAGCAGGGAGGACAGATGCAGGAGTTCATGCATTGGGTCAGGTCGCGTCATTTGACTATACAGGGCACCTTGACACTTATCGTTTGCGATACGCTTTGAATTCAATACTGGATAGGGATATTTTCTTTCGCAGCATCGAAGAGACGAATCCGACATTTGACGCCAGGCGGGATGCATTCTCCAAGCTTTACAGATACAGAATTATTAGGGGTCGTTCTCCACTTCGCAGAAATACGGCGTGGGAGTATCATTTCTCACTGAACGTTGAAAAAATGCGAGAGGCTGCCGCTTTACTTCAAGGCACCCATGATTATGCTGCTTTTTGCGAGGCGGAGGATCCGCGAACCAGTCTTAAGGTTGATTCAATCGATGTCTCGGAAAAGTTTGACGAAGTTGAGATAGACGTCAGGGCGCGCGGATTTCTTTATAAGATGGTTCGAAGGATAGTAGGCGTAATATTAGACTGCGGAAGGGGGCGGATAGTATTAGAAACAATACCAAAACTATTCAGCCGATCCAAGCCTTGTCAGATAATAACGGCACCGGCAAATGGACTTGCGCTGATTGGAGTCGATTATACGCAGGTGTCTGAAGATAATAACTTACGGGCACATGCAATGAAGGAGTATTAATGCAGCTTTATCTTGATACTGGAAACATCAAAGAAATAAAGGAAATTGCGGACTGGGGAATTCTTGATGGAGTGACAACCAATCCCTCTCTGCTAGCCAGAGAAAAAGACTGCGGCGACTACCGCTCGCTTCTTAAAGAGATTTGCGATATTGTGAAAGGTCCTGTCTCCGCAGAAGTAACAGCCTCCGATACGGAAGGGATGATCAGGCAGGCGAATACCCTTTCGGAAATCTCAGAGCATATAGTAGTAAAGATACCGTGCGTTCCCGAAGGGCTTAAGGCAACTACAATGCTTTTCGAAGAAGGCATTCCGGTCAATATGACTCTTGTCTTTTCACCCCTGCAAGCCTTGCTCGCTGCGAACGCAGGAGCAACTTACGTTTCTCCTTTCGTCGGAAGGCTTGACGATATTGGTCATGAAGGAATTGAAGAAGTAGGCAAGATAGTCGATATATATGATAATTACGGAATAGATTCTCAAGTTATCTTTGCGAGCACCCGACACGTTGAGCATGTTCTTCAGGCAGCGTTGATGGGTGTAGATATATGCACTATGCCAGCATCAGTTTTCCGTCAGCTTGTCAGGCATCCCCTGACCGATATCGGGATTAAGCGTTTTCTTGATGATTGGGGGAAAACAGGATTTAGCATTGACTAATCCTTATCTTTCAAGATATATTCATGCAAGAATATAAAAAGGTGATTTGAAGAAGGCGTTGTCTATATCACCCTGGTCCTCCATGTGGTCTCAGGGTGAATCAGGAGGTTCACCGTCCGAGGCGTATTCAATTGAGGCTATGATTGAAGCGGGTTTCGATGTAACTCATATTTCTCCGGGGCATTCCAGGTCAACCGAATATGAAAGAAGGGGTAATCTGCGATTTATCCGTCCTTCAAATCCCTTTGATGATTTCAGGTTTCTTCTTGATACTGGCATTGCTATCCTTTATCGTTTTCCTGCGATTATGCGTTGGAAGAATCTCGTATTAAGATGGCTAAAGAGGTCGCGAGAAAGATTCGATTTGATTGTAGGACATTCCTCTGAAACCATTTTTGCCCTAAGAGAAGCTTCCCGGTATCTGGGGGTTCCAGCTCTGGCGAGACTTTATGGGATAAGCGCTACGTTGGAACTTTTGAGCAAAGGGCTGAGGCGTGAATTGTACTTTGACTTGATATCCTTGTTGCGTGATCCGCCTGATCATATTATTCTTACGAATGATGGAACTTGCGGAGACGCTATTGCGGCTCAGTTCGGGATATCTCCAAATAAATACGATTTTCTGTTAAACGGTTATGAACCGGTAATACCTTTGATGCCTTGTCATGAAAGGATGCCGAACTATGTTCTGACTGCTTGCCGTCTGGTTGACTGGAAGCGTGTGGATCGAATCGTCAAGGTAGCTAGTCTACTTAAGGAGAGATTGCCTGGATTGATATTCCTGATTCTGGGAGAGGGCCCTGAAAAGCCCAGGCTGTGTAATTTGATAAGGAAAGAAAAGGTAGAATCCACGGTTAAATTAATAGGTAGCGTTTCTCGTTTCAAAATGTATGAATACCTGCGGGGTGCTACGATGGTTCTTTTTACTCAGGACTTATCTAATCTTAATAACACCGTTATCGAATCGATGGTTTTCGGAAAACCGGTTATAACCATTGATGCGGGATGTACTGGAAAGATAATCCGGCACGGAAAGACCGGACTTATGTATCCTGCAGACGATATCGAATCTCTGGCTTCGGGTGTCGAAAAACTTGCTAAAGACGAATCGTTGCGTAGAAATTTGGGGCAGAAATCAATGGAATTCGCACTTAAAACATTCAAGCCCTGGCCCGAGAGAATTAGAGACGAAGCGGCAATTTACAGAAGATTTATATAGTCTTTAGTCGCTGAAGAAGTATTCGGAAATCATCAAGTCGAGGAATAAATATTTCTGAGAATCTCAAGCCGCCTTTTCGGACTAACAAAATTATATAATAAACCGTCATTGCTAGGACGGACGCACTAAAGGCAACTACAGTAGCCCACGGACCAAGATGAGACAACAGTAAGATGTTGCCTAATAAGTTTACACAGAGCGCAATTGCGCTTGCGGAAAAGAAGTGCCATGGTTTTCCCCAACTTGCGATTAAAAGTGAGGTGTAAAGCTGTGGAATGGTATATACGACGGTTGCTGGTAAGAGCGCCCATAAGAAGGGAATGCTTGGTGTAAAAGCCTTTTTAAAAAGGATCGGGATCAGCCACGGTGCGGTTGCTGCCAGGATAATGGCAATTACGAACGTAGCGATGAGAGAAAGCCGTATTGCTCGAGCTGCAAATTGTTCCTTGTTTTTTTCTCCTACTACTGCACCATACAAAGCCATTGCAAGGGCTTGTGGAATAAGCATCAAGAGATTTGAAACAGTCATTGCCTGTGAAAGTAATCCTACTTCATCAGGCGGACGGAACTGTTTGAGCAATATGACTCCTACAGTAGCATTAGTCTCAAGGGCTATTCTTGCCAGGTATACTGCAATGGTAAAGGATATCGCTTTAATGAGAAAGGAAACGTCAAATTTTGCGCCTCGAACGCCGGTTTCTCTAAATGAGAGTATTGTTGTAAGTATTGCGTTGAGGGTTTGGGCTGCAAAGTAGGCCAAAGCAAAACCTTCGACTGAAGGCCAGATTAAGTACAAGAGAATGGTACACAAAGCGGTTCTTACGAAACTCGAAATCAAATTGATGATGTTCATGACGCCTATGCGGTTTCTTCCCAGCAGGCAGCTTTGAGTAGTAGTGTAGACGACGGTAAAAAAGGTTCCCCCTGAAAAAAAAGTTTTTGTTATTGCAGTTGCTTCAACAACCGTCAATGATATCGTCATCCAGGTGCAAAAAGCGGCAATTAAACCTGTCAATAAAGAAACGAGCGTGGAAGTCAGGAGTACATCTTTGGCTTTAAATGGGGGCTTGTCAATAAAAAAAGCAACCGAGTTTCCAAGTCCCAAAGACGCAAGTGCAATTACGATGCTTGCTATGTTCATTGCCGGGGTTATAATTCCCTTTCCTGCAGGACCTAGTACTCGAGCAAGTATTAGATTTGTGATGAAGTTTAGTAAGGATACAGCCGAGAGGGTAAAAAAGGTTCCGACAGCTTTCGATGCGAAGCCACCTCTATTTTTCATAACTAATGCTTCTTTGTTAGAAGAGTATCGTAACATCTTTCTAATAAGTCAACCGTCAATCTTATGTCGTGAAAATCTTCCACGAATTTTCGGCCTTCTCTTGAGATTCTTGGCCATTCTTTAACATCCTTTAGGAGGTCAATTATTTTCGACGCCAAATCTTTACAGTTGTTTTCTTGGGCCAGATAAGGATATTCTGGGGGAAGGATGAAAGGGATATCTGCATGTATTGTGGATACAACAGGCAAACCGCGCGCTTGAGCCTCAAGGATAGTTGTGGGCGCTCCCCCCTCTGTTTCTCCTTCTTTGGAAGTCTTGCTAGGTGCTAAAAAGAAATCTGCATCTTCGAATTCTTTGAGATAATCATTGTAGTTCAAAAAACCAAGAAAAGATATGTTCTTCAGATTCCTTGATACAACGTAACTTTCTGCCGCAGCTCTTTCCGGTCCGTCGCCGACTATTCGAAGCTCCATGAGCGTTCCATTGTCCCTCAGGATCTCAACGGCCTTTAATGCATCGAGAACCCCTTTCTTTTCTATCATTCTTCCAACCCACAAAGCCTTAGGTAATCCTGAAATGCCCTTATGCTGACGAACGCGGATTTTTTCAAGCGGAATGCCTATCCTTTGAATGACTATTTTCTCAGCAGGAGCGCCTAAGGCGACTAATGCCTTTTTCATGAAGGGACCTTCTGCAAAAAAAAGATCGCATTTCTTGAATAGTTTCTCGTATCGGCTTCGCCAGATTGCTCTTTTTGGAAGAAGTGAAACATCTTGACCATAGAATGTTACC
This bacterium DNA region includes the following protein-coding sequences:
- the fsa gene encoding fructose-6-phosphate aldolase; this translates as MQLYLDTGNIKEIKEIADWGILDGVTTNPSLLAREKDCGDYRSLLKEICDIVKGPVSAEVTASDTEGMIRQANTLSEISEHIVVKIPCVPEGLKATTMLFEEGIPVNMTLVFSPLQALLAANAGATYVSPFVGRLDDIGHEGIEEVGKIVDIYDNYGIDSQVIFASTRHVEHVLQAALMGVDICTMPASVFRQLVRHPLTDIGIKRFLDDWGKTGFSID
- a CDS encoding oligosaccharide flippase family protein, which produces MKNRGGFASKAVGTFFTLSAVSLLNFITNLILARVLGPAGKGIITPAMNIASIVIALASLGLGNSVAFFIDKPPFKAKDVLLTSTLVSLLTGLIAAFCTWMTISLTVVEATAITKTFFSGGTFFTVVYTTTQSCLLGRNRIGVMNIINLISSFVRTALCTILLYLIWPSVEGFALAYFAAQTLNAILTTILSFRETGVRGAKFDVSFLIKAISFTIAVYLARIALETNATVGVILLKQFRPPDEVGLLSQAMTVSNLLMLIPQALAMALYGAVVGEKNKEQFAARAIRLSLIATFVIAIILAATAPWLIPILFKKAFTPSIPFLWALLPATVVYTIPQLYTSLLIASWGKPWHFFSASAIALCVNLLGNILLLSHLGPWATVVAFSASVLAMTVYYIILLVRKGGLRFSEIFIPRLDDFRILLQRLKTI
- the truA gene encoding tRNA pseudouridine(38-40) synthase TruA gives rise to the protein MRLKAVIEYLGTNYYGWQVQPDKVTIQGTIEKALLQITCNDIRITGAGRTDAGVHALGQVASFDYTGHLDTYRLRYALNSILDRDIFFRSIEETNPTFDARRDAFSKLYRYRIIRGRSPLRRNTAWEYHFSLNVEKMREAAALLQGTHDYAAFCEAEDPRTSLKVDSIDVSEKFDEVEIDVRARGFLYKMVRRIVGVILDCGRGRIVLETIPKLFSRSKPCQIITAPANGLALIGVDYTQVSEDNNLRAHAMKEY
- a CDS encoding glycosyltransferase family 4 protein, with protein sequence MKKALSISPWSSMWSQGESGGSPSEAYSIEAMIEAGFDVTHISPGHSRSTEYERRGNLRFIRPSNPFDDFRFLLDTGIAILYRFPAIMRWKNLVLRWLKRSRERFDLIVGHSSETIFALREASRYLGVPALARLYGISATLELLSKGLRRELYFDLISLLRDPPDHIILTNDGTCGDAIAAQFGISPNKYDFLLNGYEPVIPLMPCHERMPNYVLTACRLVDWKRVDRIVKVASLLKERLPGLIFLILGEGPEKPRLCNLIRKEKVESTVKLIGSVSRFKMYEYLRGATMVLFTQDLSNLNNTVIESMVFGKPVITIDAGCTGKIIRHGKTGLMYPADDIESLASGVEKLAKDESLRRNLGQKSMEFALKTFKPWPERIRDEAAIYRRFI
- a CDS encoding glycosyltransferase, producing the protein MKRYRPVAVSLLSKNLDKFVFNKGVLYETGIPLPRPGMQFITPFRYISLKLSAELFKREKISLLHAHFGTWGAYSMPLKNILRLPMAVTFYGQDVSLLPKRAIWRSRYEKLFKKCDLFFAEGPFMKKALVALGAPAEKIVIQRIGIPLEKIRVRQHKGISGLPKALWVGRMIEKKGVLDALKAVEILRDNGTLMELRIVGDGPERAAAESYVVSRNLKNISFLGFLNYNDYLKEFEDADFFLAPSKTSKEGETEGGAPTTILEAQARGLPVVSTIHADIPFILPPEYPYLAQENNCKDLASKIIDLLKDVKEWPRISREGRKFVEDFHDIRLTVDLLERCYDTLLTKKH